One part of the Bacteroidia bacterium genome encodes these proteins:
- a CDS encoding M20/M25/M40 family metallo-hydrolase — protein MAKLPKNIKEIIVRLIDIIAQLEKIKDRERYDWIIKYLMSQQIKPSIHSYKTGKNIFIKSRSYPFIGIGSHYDTVPLTPGANDNASAIVVCLELAQRLKRNPLKNLGCEIYFFDEEEKGLLGSMAWIEEKGLKGMLGFLNMEMVGSGDQFAIWPVREEKQTPLLRTFEQNAKKLGIPTHRIDRIVMNTADHESFNIAGMEDAFTISCICEKDLEVAYHYYRALEFEVSHQTLYEIMSQAPIFEHYHQASDRSVNLSETSLQMTVDAIWESLQDMDANYR, from the coding sequence ATGGCAAAACTCCCCAAAAATATAAAGGAGATAATCGTGAGACTAATAGACATAATCGCCCAATTAGAAAAAATCAAAGACAGAGAAAGATATGACTGGATCATAAAATACCTCATGTCTCAGCAAATCAAACCCTCCATACATAGTTACAAAACAGGAAAAAATATTTTCATCAAATCTCGCAGCTATCCCTTCATCGGCATAGGTTCGCATTATGATACAGTACCTCTTACGCCTGGAGCCAATGACAATGCTTCTGCTATTGTGGTTTGCCTGGAACTCGCACAGCGATTAAAGAGGAATCCCCTCAAGAATCTGGGTTGTGAGATTTATTTTTTCGATGAAGAAGAAAAAGGCCTTCTGGGATCTATGGCCTGGATTGAAGAGAAAGGCCTCAAAGGCATGTTAGGATTTTTGAATATGGAAATGGTAGGAAGTGGCGATCAGTTTGCCATTTGGCCCGTTAGAGAGGAGAAACAGACACCATTATTGAGGACCTTTGAACAAAATGCGAAGAAGTTGGGAATTCCTACACATCGGATCGATCGAATTGTGATGAATACTGCCGATCACGAAAGTTTCAATATCGCCGGTATGGAAGATGCCTTTACTATATCCTGTATTTGCGAAAAGGACCTGGAAGTAGCATATCATTACTATCGAGCCCTGGAATTTGAGGTCTCTCATCAAACTCTCTACGAAATTATGTCTCAGGCTCCCATTTTCGAACACTATCATCAAGCCAGCGACCGAAGTGTAAATCTTTCCGAAACTAGTCTGCAAATGACAGTCGATGCCATTTGGGAAAGCCTCCAGGATATGGATGCAAATTATCGCTGA
- a CDS encoding DNA alkylation repair protein gives MKVISRKPIVRAEVEASLLAYESGGLSSLVKELDERLLQLKVRFPLLEYASELLFEAIEDEVQIPFCDRISALAREGGNVVLGKMLQLRLELHYQESLEKAAYYIASGRAWYVSDLIGERVFGVALLNFPERSLKAIHKLATHPSHWVLRALGAGSHYAVKKGLEKDWAEKLFQFLLTLAAHQDREVRRGIGWAAKTSARFHPEIIELYKEKIEDQAKVDNWFRRKVNMGLERNAYYAQRDRG, from the coding sequence ATGAAGGTCATCAGTAGAAAACCCATAGTCCGGGCAGAAGTGGAAGCTTCCCTATTAGCCTATGAGTCTGGAGGTTTATCTTCATTGGTAAAGGAATTGGATGAAAGGCTTTTACAGCTTAAAGTCCGCTTCCCGTTATTGGAGTATGCATCTGAATTGCTATTTGAAGCCATAGAAGATGAGGTGCAAATCCCTTTTTGTGATAGAATTTCAGCTTTGGCGCGGGAAGGGGGAAATGTGGTTCTGGGAAAAATGCTGCAATTAAGATTGGAATTGCACTATCAGGAATCTCTGGAAAAAGCTGCATACTATATAGCAAGCGGTCGAGCCTGGTATGTGAGTGATTTGATAGGCGAAAGGGTATTTGGAGTGGCTTTGCTTAACTTCCCGGAAAGGAGTCTGAAAGCGATACATAAACTAGCGACTCATCCCAGTCATTGGGTCTTGCGCGCTTTAGGAGCAGGCAGTCATTATGCAGTTAAAAAAGGACTGGAAAAAGATTGGGCAGAAAAGCTGTTCCAATTTTTACTTACGCTCGCTGCTCACCAAGACCGGGAAGTAAGAAGAGGCATTGGCTGGGCGGCGAAGACAAGTGCGAGATTTCATCCGGAAATCATTGAGCTTTATAAGGAAAAAATTGAAGATCAGGCAAAAGTGGATAATTGGTTTCGGAGAAAAGTAAATATGGGACTGGAAAGAAACGCCTATTATGCCCAGAGAGATAGAGGTTAA
- a CDS encoding radical SAM protein: MPREIEVKSVLNKSKKRDSWFLSDYSFNPYSSCAFNCLYCYIRGSKYGENLETSLAVKINSIEILEKQLASRAKKGQYGYIVLSSATDPYLKLEKEYKLSRKALELIHAYRFPVHMITKSDLILRDLDILEKIDRDAHIPEGLQAHIRNGCIISFSFSFLNDEYGKIFEPGATPSSQRLKALQEVLSQGFLAGVSLMPLLPFISDTTEHLDLLFSTFKESKVRYVLPASTTLYGEGKADSKTLMMRAIRKHFPKLEKRYLKYFSDGPEMPVYYRNAFYQKMKDICQEYQIHDAILKASRFS; encoded by the coding sequence ATGCCCAGAGAGATAGAGGTTAAATCTGTGCTCAACAAGAGCAAGAAGCGCGACAGCTGGTTTTTGAGTGATTATTCCTTCAATCCCTATAGCAGCTGTGCCTTCAACTGTTTGTACTGTTATATACGAGGAAGCAAATACGGTGAAAACCTGGAGACAAGCCTGGCTGTCAAAATAAATTCGATCGAAATCCTGGAAAAACAATTGGCCAGCAGAGCAAAAAAGGGGCAATATGGGTACATCGTACTTTCCTCTGCTACCGACCCTTATCTGAAACTTGAAAAAGAGTATAAACTTAGCCGCAAAGCTCTTGAACTCATCCATGCCTATCGCTTTCCTGTTCACATGATCACGAAGTCGGATCTCATCTTGAGGGATCTGGATATATTGGAGAAAATAGATCGCGATGCACATATACCGGAAGGCCTGCAAGCTCATATCAGAAATGGCTGTATCATCAGCTTTTCTTTCTCCTTCCTCAATGATGAATATGGAAAAATATTTGAACCCGGTGCTACCCCCAGCTCCCAAAGATTAAAGGCTTTGCAAGAAGTACTGTCCCAGGGCTTTCTGGCGGGAGTCAGTTTGATGCCTTTGCTACCTTTTATTTCCGATACAACAGAACATTTGGACCTTCTCTTTTCCACCTTCAAAGAAAGCAAAGTCCGCTATGTGCTTCCTGCAAGCACTACACTCTATGGAGAGGGAAAAGCTGATAGCAAAACCCTGATGATGCGAGCCATTCGCAAACATTTTCCTAAGCTCGAAAAAAGGTATTTAAAATATTTTTCTGATGGACCAGAAATGCCTGTTTATTATCGAAATGCATTTTACCAGAAAATGAAAGATATTTGTCAGGAGTATCAAATTCATGATGCCATTTTAAAAGCGTCTCGATTTTCATGA
- a CDS encoding alpha/beta hydrolase produces MKKLTILFIFSLLIAACTPGIPERIQGAATLGPNSINYELSGKGKTLVLIHGGGVDYRMWDRQIDAWENEFQILRYDIRGHGESTFEDNGPPDVEDLISLSNELGIEKFSLAGLSLGGILATDFTLAYPNKVEKLILLSPGLSGVQEQDTTYLKPLKEMVQALQEGNNEKAIESIVDMTFKGKRNERVKGFEEEQDYLRETFANYMASPNSARPIQLINPAPLNRLRDIQCPTLIIEGKQDLDYMAKNAQILHDSIPNSSLIELPNAGHMVNVEAEAEVNNAIRDFLKK; encoded by the coding sequence ATGAAAAAGTTGACTATCCTATTCATTTTTAGTCTTTTGATTGCGGCCTGTACTCCAGGTATTCCCGAGCGAATACAAGGGGCTGCTACTTTAGGTCCCAATTCAATAAACTATGAACTGAGTGGCAAAGGCAAAACTCTGGTGCTTATTCATGGTGGGGGAGTTGATTACCGCATGTGGGATCGACAGATAGATGCATGGGAAAATGAATTCCAGATTCTCCGATATGATATTCGGGGACATGGGGAATCCACTTTCGAAGATAATGGCCCTCCGGATGTAGAAGATCTCATTAGCCTAAGCAATGAACTGGGAATAGAAAAGTTTAGCCTCGCTGGATTGTCCCTGGGGGGCATTTTGGCAACCGATTTTACCCTGGCCTATCCCAATAAAGTCGAAAAACTGATTTTACTATCTCCAGGACTCAGTGGAGTACAAGAACAGGATACTACTTACCTGAAACCGCTTAAGGAAATGGTTCAGGCGCTTCAGGAAGGAAATAATGAGAAGGCCATTGAATCCATTGTAGATATGACCTTCAAAGGTAAAAGAAACGAAAGAGTAAAAGGCTTTGAGGAAGAACAGGATTATTTGAGAGAAACTTTTGCAAATTATATGGCTAGCCCCAATTCTGCTCGTCCTATTCAACTCATCAACCCGGCTCCTCTAAATCGACTTAGAGATATTCAATGTCCTACCTTGATTATAGAAGGAAAGCAGGACCTGGATTATATGGCGAAAAATGCACAAATTCTGCATGACTCCATTCCAAATTCATCCCTGATAGAGTTGCCAAATGCTGGCCATATGGTAAATGTAGAGGCAGAAGCAGAGGTCAATAATGCCATTCGTGATTTTCTGAAAAAATGA
- a CDS encoding VOC family protein, whose amino-acid sequence MKLPEIDIRFLDHVAIRVKDLEVSANWYEQVLGLKRKEVPEWQPFPIFLLAAKTGIALFPAEEEEPLLDQTSRNVKIDHFAFQIPYENFASAQKRYEKLGLEYEVQDHHYFHSIYTRDPDGHKVELTALVKGKENFYL is encoded by the coding sequence ATGAAACTCCCGGAAATAGATATACGCTTTTTGGACCATGTGGCAATTCGGGTAAAAGACCTGGAAGTATCAGCCAATTGGTATGAGCAAGTTTTAGGCTTGAAAAGAAAGGAAGTCCCGGAATGGCAGCCTTTTCCCATTTTCCTTTTAGCCGCTAAAACAGGAATAGCCTTATTTCCTGCCGAAGAGGAGGAACCCCTTTTGGATCAAACTTCTCGAAATGTAAAAATAGACCATTTTGCTTTTCAAATTCCCTATGAGAATTTTGCATCTGCTCAGAAAAGGTATGAAAAACTGGGGCTGGAGTATGAGGTACAGGATCACCATTATTTCCATTCTATCTATACACGAGATCCAGATGGACATAAAGTAGAGCTGACAGCTTTGGTGAAGGGAAAGGAGAACTTTTATTTATAA
- a CDS encoding GNAT family N-acetyltransferase codes for MIINFRKAQREDVKHIVAMLANDKLGKLREDYRDPLPDTYYQAFEAIDSDSNQELMVVENTELEVIGTLQLSFIPYLTYQGGVRAQIEAVRIREDMRGGGIGEMLFRWAIDRAREKRAHVLQLTTDKKRPEAKRFYEKLGFQASHEGMKLHF; via the coding sequence ATGATCATCAATTTTAGAAAAGCCCAAAGGGAAGATGTCAAACACATTGTCGCAATGCTGGCCAATGATAAGCTGGGAAAACTCAGAGAGGATTATCGCGATCCTTTACCGGATACTTATTATCAAGCTTTTGAGGCAATTGATTCCGATTCCAATCAGGAATTGATGGTTGTCGAAAATACGGAATTGGAAGTGATCGGTACCTTGCAACTGAGTTTTATTCCCTATCTCACCTATCAGGGTGGCGTCAGGGCTCAAATCGAAGCCGTTCGTATCCGTGAGGATATGCGGGGAGGAGGAATAGGAGAAATGCTCTTTCGATGGGCCATAGATCGTGCACGAGAAAAAAGGGCACATGTTTTACAATTAACCACTGATAAAAAACGTCCGGAAGCCAAACGGTTTTATGAGAAATTGGGCTTTCAGGCATCTCATGAAGGGATGAAATTGCATTTTTAA
- a CDS encoding proline iminopeptidase-family hydrolase, translating to MRSTTAILTAFLLFLLSCTEQKQKASTVDSYLDYTGMEDQFTGGIKMIPIQTPVGEFKVWTKRVGNNPKMKVLLLHGGPGATHELWTCVDGYFPNEGIEYYYYDQLGSFYSDQPTDSSLWEIDRFVEEVEQVRKALGMNKDNFYIMGQSWGGILAMEYAFKYQENLKGLIISNMVASIPEYNAYAKEVLGPQMDPKVFAEILEIEEKEDFANPRYAELLFEHHYTEHVLRMPLDEWPEAINRTFDHLNPVVYIYMQGYSEFGITGNATLKDWDRKADLPQISVPTLTIGGAFDTMDPKQMEWMAGAVKNGRYLHCPNGSHLSQYDDQKTYMEGVIKFIKDVDRGKM from the coding sequence ATGAGATCTACTACGGCTATTCTTACAGCATTCCTGCTGTTTCTTTTATCCTGTACAGAGCAAAAACAAAAGGCCTCGACTGTTGATTCCTATCTGGATTATACCGGCATGGAGGATCAGTTTACCGGAGGGATAAAAATGATTCCCATTCAAACTCCCGTTGGGGAGTTCAAGGTTTGGACCAAAAGGGTGGGTAATAATCCAAAAATGAAAGTGCTCCTTCTTCATGGTGGACCTGGAGCTACGCATGAGCTATGGACCTGTGTAGATGGCTATTTCCCAAATGAAGGAATTGAATATTACTATTACGATCAATTGGGCTCTTTCTATAGTGATCAACCAACGGATAGCAGTTTGTGGGAAATCGATCGTTTTGTAGAGGAAGTAGAGCAGGTTCGGAAAGCCCTGGGAATGAATAAAGATAACTTCTACATCATGGGGCAATCCTGGGGAGGTATCCTGGCTATGGAATATGCCTTCAAATACCAGGAAAACCTCAAAGGTCTGATTATTTCCAATATGGTGGCCAGTATCCCGGAGTACAATGCTTATGCGAAAGAAGTATTAGGCCCTCAGATGGACCCAAAAGTTTTTGCTGAAATATTGGAGATAGAAGAAAAAGAAGACTTCGCAAACCCTCGATATGCAGAACTTCTTTTCGAACATCACTACACCGAGCATGTATTGCGAATGCCGCTGGATGAATGGCCTGAAGCCATCAATCGAACTTTCGATCATTTAAATCCCGTTGTGTATATCTATATGCAGGGTTACAGCGAATTTGGAATTACAGGAAATGCTACTCTCAAAGACTGGGATAGAAAAGCAGATCTACCTCAAATTAGCGTGCCTACTTTAACCATCGGTGGAGCCTTTGATACTATGGACCCCAAACAAATGGAATGGATGGCTGGCGCTGTGAAAAATGGTCGTTATCTCCATTGCCCGAATGGCAGCCATCTATCCCAATATGATGATCAGAAAACCTATATGGAGGGTGTGATCAAATTTATCAAGGATGTGGATCGTGGGAAGATGTAG
- a CDS encoding saccharopine dehydrogenase NADP-binding domain-containing protein gives MQAKEFEVVILGASGFTGKLVAEYLLQKYGLGKELKWAIAGRNEEKLKDIRKELGNEEIPIIVADSLNKEAVYSLTARTKVLCTTVGPYAKFGDLAVEACIASGTHYCDLSGEVQWIRKMIDTHYEAAKAAKVKITNCCGFDSVPSDMGVYFLQQEAKKKFGAYCSQIKMGLKAVSGGMSGGTYASLSNVMEEAQKDPSIGKVLVNPYGLNPQGEMSGPDRKDLRAVKYDEDFKSWKSPFIMAAINTKIVRRSHALADYPYGKDFRYDEFTLTGDGFGGRMKGFGSVIPLVIMGAAKPGSFLKKIVDNRLPKPGEGPNKEQRENGFFNFRIMGKTEDGQTIVGKVTGDRDPGYGSTSKMLGEAAVCLAKDQLPESYGVITPSISMGDAFLKRLTENSGLGFQVL, from the coding sequence ATGCAAGCAAAAGAATTTGAAGTTGTCATATTAGGAGCCTCTGGTTTCACCGGAAAACTGGTAGCCGAATACCTTCTCCAGAAATACGGCCTGGGAAAAGAACTGAAATGGGCCATAGCTGGAAGGAATGAAGAAAAACTCAAAGACATACGAAAGGAGCTGGGGAATGAAGAAATCCCAATCATTGTTGCAGATAGCCTGAATAAAGAGGCGGTTTATAGCCTCACAGCACGAACAAAGGTCTTGTGTACAACTGTAGGTCCCTATGCAAAGTTTGGAGACCTGGCAGTAGAAGCATGCATTGCCAGTGGAACTCATTATTGCGACCTAAGCGGGGAAGTTCAATGGATACGGAAAATGATTGACACCCATTATGAGGCTGCAAAAGCTGCAAAAGTGAAGATCACCAATTGTTGCGGCTTTGATTCTGTACCCTCGGATATGGGCGTATATTTTTTGCAGCAGGAAGCCAAAAAGAAATTTGGTGCCTATTGTAGCCAGATAAAAATGGGATTGAAAGCTGTGTCTGGAGGGATGAGCGGAGGAACCTATGCAAGCCTGAGCAATGTAATGGAGGAAGCTCAAAAAGATCCCAGCATCGGCAAGGTCCTGGTCAATCCCTATGGATTGAATCCTCAGGGAGAAATGAGTGGACCTGATCGGAAGGATCTAAGAGCAGTGAAATATGATGAAGATTTCAAAAGCTGGAAAAGCCCCTTTATCATGGCAGCTATCAATACCAAAATAGTCCGAAGGAGCCATGCACTTGCTGATTATCCTTACGGAAAAGATTTCCGTTATGATGAGTTTACCTTAACGGGTGATGGATTTGGAGGCAGAATGAAAGGCTTTGGCTCTGTGATTCCATTAGTTATCATGGGAGCTGCTAAACCCGGATCTTTCCTCAAAAAAATCGTAGATAATCGTCTCCCCAAACCTGGAGAGGGACCCAATAAAGAGCAGAGAGAAAATGGCTTCTTCAATTTTCGCATCATGGGGAAAACAGAAGATGGCCAGACCATAGTAGGAAAAGTAACAGGAGATCGTGATCCTGGCTATGGCTCTACCTCCAAAATGCTGGGAGAAGCTGCTGTTTGTCTGGCGAAAGATCAATTGCCTGAATCTTATGGAGTCATTACTCCTTCTATATCTATGGGAGATGCCTTTTTGAAACGCCTGACTGAGAATTCGGGATTGGGATTTCAAGTCTTATAA
- a CDS encoding sugar phosphate isomerase/epimerase: MAKLNRRKFIQQGTAASASLFLAGSTIACSTEKSSTQKEEKEMMVEVAPIAIQLWTIRELIEKDAKGSIMKLGEIGYQAVETAFFPDHISIAQGADMIKAAGLKVCSVHVEKPEGDERKRILEMAEAYDCQYMIWHGWPEEPKYKSLEGIRELADQFNEGNAFCKENGLKFGLHNHWWEFEPMEDGSLPFVKLRELLDEDIFFEIDTYWAKVAGQNPANIVGEFGERAAFLHIKDGPGVWNEAMDKDEPDPMVAVGQGAQNFPEIVKAAKGNTKWMIVELDNCATDMMTAVEESYAYLTQNNLAKGNV, encoded by the coding sequence ATGGCTAAGCTCAATCGAAGAAAATTTATCCAGCAAGGAACAGCAGCTTCTGCTTCCCTTTTTCTGGCAGGAAGTACAATTGCCTGTTCAACAGAAAAATCCTCCACTCAAAAAGAAGAAAAAGAAATGATGGTTGAAGTTGCACCCATTGCGATTCAATTATGGACGATAAGAGAATTGATTGAAAAAGATGCAAAAGGAAGCATTATGAAACTGGGAGAAATCGGCTACCAGGCAGTTGAAACGGCCTTCTTCCCGGATCATATCTCTATTGCGCAGGGAGCAGACATGATAAAGGCAGCAGGTCTTAAGGTTTGCTCTGTGCATGTTGAAAAGCCGGAAGGAGATGAGAGGAAACGAATATTGGAAATGGCAGAAGCCTATGATTGTCAGTACATGATCTGGCATGGCTGGCCAGAAGAACCCAAATACAAATCTTTGGAGGGAATCCGGGAATTGGCAGATCAATTCAATGAAGGCAATGCCTTTTGTAAAGAAAATGGCTTGAAATTCGGCTTACACAATCACTGGTGGGAATTTGAACCAATGGAAGATGGAAGTCTGCCCTTTGTAAAGTTGAGAGAGTTGCTGGATGAGGATATATTCTTTGAGATTGACACCTATTGGGCGAAAGTGGCAGGGCAGAATCCAGCAAATATCGTTGGAGAGTTTGGGGAAAGAGCAGCCTTTCTCCATATCAAAGATGGGCCTGGCGTTTGGAATGAAGCCATGGATAAAGACGAACCAGATCCTATGGTTGCAGTAGGGCAGGGGGCTCAAAATTTCCCCGAAATCGTAAAGGCCGCCAAAGGAAATACAAAGTGGATGATCGTGGAATTAGACAATTGCGCTACGGACATGATGACTGCAGTTGAAGAGAGTTATGCCTATCTCACCCAAAATAATCTGGCAAAAGGAAATGTATAA
- a CDS encoding GNAT family N-acetyltransferase — protein sequence MNKLEIRKIDAEDCWPIRQKVMWPDRSLEYVKLEHDEKGLHFGLFEQERLISIISLFIDGDSAQFRKFATLEEEQGKGYGSKLLVFLLEEVEKYPVNNIFCNARIERSAYYEKFGLKKTKDMFERGGRKYVIMEKELR from the coding sequence TTGAATAAATTGGAAATTCGTAAGATCGATGCAGAAGATTGCTGGCCGATAAGGCAAAAAGTCATGTGGCCGGATCGAAGCCTTGAATATGTGAAACTCGAACATGATGAGAAAGGCTTACACTTTGGCCTCTTTGAACAAGAAAGACTTATTTCAATTATTTCTTTATTCATTGATGGAGATAGCGCACAATTTCGAAAATTTGCCACCCTGGAAGAGGAGCAAGGCAAAGGATACGGAAGCAAACTGCTGGTTTTTCTCCTGGAAGAAGTCGAGAAATATCCTGTAAACAACATTTTCTGCAATGCACGTATTGAGCGAAGCGCTTATTACGAAAAATTTGGTTTGAAAAAGACAAAGGATATGTTTGAGCGAGGCGGGCGAAAGTACGTAATCATGGAAAAAGAACTCAGATGA
- a CDS encoding nucleotidyltransferase family protein, whose protein sequence is MLVENLKSIIKSDQWMMDRLEALLYFQIEDAWIGAGFIRNRIWDHFHAFPPNDQLNDIDVIYFDASILAPEKEAEMEAYLRSKYPHDNWSVKNQARMHLKHGHQAYSSCEEALSHWVETPTCVAAKLWPDKNSLEILAPHGVHDLMELKVRPNPTYGPNKAAVYNQRIRQKKWATMWPKLDIQFMSSA, encoded by the coding sequence ATGTTGGTAGAAAACCTAAAGTCTATAATCAAATCAGATCAATGGATGATGGATCGCCTGGAAGCCCTGCTTTACTTTCAGATAGAGGATGCATGGATAGGAGCTGGATTCATTCGCAATCGAATATGGGATCATTTCCATGCATTCCCTCCAAATGATCAACTCAATGACATAGATGTCATTTATTTTGATGCGAGCATTTTAGCACCAGAAAAGGAGGCTGAAATGGAAGCTTATCTGCGATCAAAATATCCCCATGATAATTGGTCCGTAAAAAACCAGGCACGTATGCACCTCAAGCATGGACATCAAGCTTACAGTAGTTGTGAAGAAGCTTTAAGTCATTGGGTGGAGACACCGACTTGTGTGGCGGCAAAGCTTTGGCCTGATAAGAATAGCTTAGAAATCCTGGCTCCTCATGGGGTGCATGATTTGATGGAGTTAAAGGTCAGACCAAATCCCACTTATGGACCCAATAAAGCAGCAGTATACAACCAAAGAATCAGGCAAAAAAAATGGGCCACTATGTGGCCCAAATTAGATATTCAGTTTATGTCATCTGCTTAG
- a CDS encoding DUF2652 domain-containing protein: protein MPSSKSLIFLPDISGFTDFVNQTELEHSQHIIAELLEILIDANEIDMTLAEIEGDALFYYKHQDLPGPDALIKQIRKMFILFHNHLRLYEKRRICNCGSCSNAMNLTLKFIVHGGEFNFISVKDSQKPFGKDIILAHRLMKNNVPIDDYALISEEVYKAWGLDKGDAIDEELPPIIDSYTYKDAGKVDFSYLSLKPLKGYIADPPEILLEDQTDNPLVLETDIDSPRQEIFELISNFDYRLTYSKDLDKLEYDEGKMNRVGSKHSCILNGQFIEFETVKSDFGEGKWVYGEKTVEVPFMKDATNYFILEESEEGKTNVRFEAHLKPKNILGRLISPFIRSKLKKSMKELLINLKEVAKENPALKLKGSKGEENADTMLAVG from the coding sequence ATGCCTTCATCTAAATCGCTTATATTTTTACCTGACATTAGTGGTTTTACCGATTTCGTAAATCAAACGGAACTTGAGCATAGTCAGCATATTATTGCTGAACTGCTGGAAATATTGATCGATGCGAACGAAATTGATATGACCCTGGCCGAAATTGAGGGAGATGCCCTCTTTTACTACAAACATCAGGATTTACCCGGACCGGATGCTTTAATCAAGCAAATCCGAAAAATGTTTATCCTCTTCCACAATCATCTCAGACTCTACGAGAAGAGAAGGATTTGTAACTGTGGTTCTTGCAGCAATGCGATGAACCTGACCCTGAAATTTATCGTTCATGGCGGAGAATTCAATTTCATCTCTGTCAAAGACAGTCAAAAACCCTTTGGCAAAGACATCATCCTGGCCCATCGTCTGATGAAGAACAATGTTCCCATCGATGATTATGCCCTAATCTCTGAAGAGGTATACAAAGCCTGGGGATTGGATAAAGGAGATGCCATTGATGAAGAACTTCCCCCTATTATTGATAGCTATACGTATAAGGATGCCGGCAAGGTTGACTTCTCCTATTTGAGTCTTAAACCTTTGAAAGGCTATATCGCCGATCCTCCGGAAATCCTGCTGGAAGACCAGACAGATAATCCCCTGGTACTGGAAACAGATATCGATAGCCCTCGTCAGGAGATTTTCGAACTTATCAGCAATTTTGATTATCGCTTGACCTATAGTAAAGACCTCGACAAACTGGAGTATGATGAAGGTAAAATGAACCGGGTAGGTAGCAAGCACTCTTGCATACTCAATGGACAATTTATCGAATTTGAAACAGTGAAAAGTGATTTTGGGGAAGGGAAATGGGTATATGGAGAAAAAACCGTCGAAGTTCCTTTTATGAAGGATGCGACCAATTATTTTATCCTCGAAGAATCAGAAGAGGGCAAAACCAATGTCCGTTTTGAGGCCCATCTCAAACCCAAAAACATCCTGGGCAGGCTAATATCTCCTTTTATCAGAAGTAAACTCAAAAAGAGTATGAAAGAACTGCTCATCAACCTCAAAGAGGTGGCAAAGGAAAATCCAGCGCTAAAATTGAAGGGATCTAAAGGAGAAGAAAATGCAGATACAATGCTGGCCGTCGGCTAA